From a single Falco cherrug isolate bFalChe1 unplaced genomic scaffold, bFalChe1.pri scaffold_31, whole genome shotgun sequence genomic region:
- the LOC129735091 gene encoding heat shock factor protein 5-like — MLVAAELRGRRGCGGWSTARAAAPFAGVPPARGWSSTSRSVSASCWAPGRPSPRSRVAVGQRQPPVSSRPRTSAASSGSSVSMASASPHFRRDRPDLLVHLKRLTKGNKAKMAAGLDVTSRPPNRFQRLPGTPLNGQPLPPPSTLSRPGLLTVGQFHQLYGQSVFPPYSYMATSCQAPSTLPAQRLDPTPVPSTWIQQGPLGLLPGQGASPAFPDKGAAFPVLQTLPTGATYTLQPVASLPPLQQGTQSVAASIANCSSSASSVPYSQACYPTATPQSCSAAAHTDPLAGCAGPTASACTHDSFLQVSVAY; from the exons atgctggtggcagcggagctgaggggccggcggg GCTGTGGCGGCTGGTCAACAGCCCGCGCTGCCGCTCCGTTCGCTGGGGTGCCTCCGGCCAGGGGCTGGTCATCAACCAGCCGCTCTGTGAGTGCGAGCTGCtgggcgccgggccggccgtCGCCGCGCAGCcgggtggccgtggggcagcggcagccgccgGTTTCTTCAAGACCAagaacttcagcagcttcatcCGGCAGCTCAGTCTCTATGGCTTCCGCAAG CCCCCACTTTCGCCGCGACCGCCCCGACCTCCTCGTCCACCTGAAGCGCCTGACGAAGGGCAACAAGGCGAAGATGGCAGCGGGCCTGGATGTGACCAGCCGCCCACCCAACCGCTTCCAGCGCTTGCCTGGCACGCCACTGAACGGGCAGCCGCTGCCTCCGCCCTCGACGCTCAGCAGGCCTG gactgctgaCTGTAGGACAGTTTCATCAACTTTACGGTCAAAGTGTTTTCCCTCCTTACTCCTACATGGCAACCTCGTGCCAAGCCCCCAGCACTTTACCAGCACAAAGATTAGATCCGACTCCAGTCCCTTCCACTTGGATCCAGCAGGGACCACTTGGgttgctgccagggcaaggggcttccccagcttttccagataaagGGGCTGCCTTTCCTGTACTCCAGACACTTCCAACAGGAGCCACGTACACCCTCCAGCCTGTGGCTTCTCTTCCGCCACTTCAGCAAGGGACTCAAAGCGTTGCCGCATCCATTGCaaattgcagcagctctgcatcttcagtgccGTACTCACAAGCCTGCTATCcaacag CCACACCGCAGAgttgttcagcagcagcccacacagatcctctggctggctgtgctggtcctACTGCTTCAGCGTGCACCCACGACAGCTTTCTCCAGGTGAGCGTAGCCTACTGA